The Flavobacterium sp. N2270 genome contains the following window.
TTAAAGAATCTTTGGCACACATAATTGCATGACCAGTTCCGAGAGCTTCATTTTGATAATAAATGGTTCCTTTTGCGCCTAATTTTTCTGCAATAGCAATTAAATCAGCTTCTACTTGATTACCAAAACTTTCGTGAATAATAAAAGCTACTTCATCAATTTCTTGATTTAGAACTCCAGCTATATCCTCTACTAATCTGTGAACAATTGGTTTTCCCGCAACCGGAATTAATGGTTTGGGTATTGTTAATGTATGTGGACGAAGACGTGAGCCACGACCTGCCATAGGTACTATTATTTTCATAATCATGCCCGCGAAGGCGGGTATCTTTTTAGTTAAACTTTATTTTCTTATTATATTGAAATTGAAATTCCAATTTATACTAATATCCATCCACGATGGGTTCATATCTTCAATTAATTTAATTTTCCAATCTCTTTTCCATTTTTTCAATTGCCTTTCGCGTTTTGAAGCTTCAAAACCATCTTGCCATTCTTCAAAATAGATTAATTTATCACAATTATATTTAGCCGTAAATGAATTTGGATAAATTTTCAATTTATGTTCTTTAACACGTTCATGCAAATTATCGGTAACTCCAATATAAATAAGGCCTTGACACTTGTTTGTCATTATATAAATATACCATAATTTCATTTTATTATGTTTTATATTCCTGCCTTAGTAATAATCGATTTAGGTAACCCAAGTGTAAAACTAATGATTAGTTTTCAATTCACTAGATTCCTGTCTTCGCAGGAACTTTACTTCACCCCTGTACTTCCAAAACCACCTTCTCCACGTGAAGTTTCAGACAACTCCTCTACATGAATCCATTCAGCGCGTTCGTGTTTTGCAATTACTAATTGAGCAATTCTTTCTCCGTTTTCAATGGTAAAATCTTCATTGGAAAGGTTTACTAAAATTACACCAATTTCACCACGATAATCAGCGTCGACTGTTCCTGGAGAATTTAAAACCGTAATTCCATTTTTTGCGGCCAAACCACTTCTAGGGCGAACTTGAGCTTCAAAGCCAATTGGTAATTCAATGAAAATTCCGGTTTTAACTATTGTTCTTCCTAATGGATTTAATACGATTGATTCAGTAATATTTGCACGCAAATCCATTCCAGCTGAAGCGATTGTTTCGTAGTTTGGTAATTCGTGTGATGATTTATTTATTATTTTAATTTGCATTATTTTCGATTTAAAAATTTTGAAAAAAGGTCTTGCTCATTTCGATATACAAAGTAAACAAAAATTAATAAACTAGCTATTCCAAAAACATAGGTTTCTCTTAAAATAGGAATGTAAAAAGAAAACAGACTTAATATAACCGAAAGCCCCAAATAGAAACCAATTTTCTTTTTATCATAAGGAATTGGATAGCTTTTTTGTCCTAGCTTATATGAAATCAACATCATTGCTCCATATGCAAAAATAGTTGCAATTGCAGAACCCATAAAACCTATATAGGGAATCAGAACAAAGTTGAATAATAATGTTACTAAAGCGCCTACAATTGAAATATATGCGCCGATTTTAGTTTTGTCGATTAATTTATACCAAACTGAAAGATTGGTATAAATACCTAAGAAAAAATTAGCAATTACAATTAAAGGCACAATATTCATTGCAATCCAATATTCTTCTCTAGGAACTAAAAAAACTTTTAAAACATCAGCAAAAACTATTATTCCGAGTGACATAAACGAACCAAATATGACAAAGTATTTTGTGATTTCGGCATACGTTTGTGGTGCATTTTCATTTTTTGCATGACTGAAAAAGAAAGGTTCAATTCCTAAAGTATAGGCGGTTCTAAACAAAACCATAAACATTCCAATTTTATAACAAGCAGAATAAGCGCCAATATGTGCTAAATCGACATGCATCCATTCTAAAAGAATTTTATCAAAATGTTCATTGATTGCAAATGCGATTCCAGCAATTAAAATTGGGAAACCGTAATGCATCATTTTTTTCCAAAGCACCACATCAAATTGCCACTTCAATTTAAAATAATCAGGAAGCAGCATTAATAAAGTAAATAAACTTGCTATTACATTGGAAACAAATATGTAACCAATTTGGAAATTTTCGAAGTAAATACCTTCTAACAAAGAACTGTTTTGAGCCCATTTTGGCAAAAAAACCAAAAAGAAAATACTTAACGACAAATTAATTACTACGTTACCAATTTTAATAACTGCATATTTTATTGGTCTTCCTTCGGCTCTTAATTTTGAAAAAGGAATGATTACTAAAGCATCTAAAGTCAAAATTAAAATAGTGTAGAAAATATAATCTACATTTTTGTTTGACCAATTGGCAATATCGTCTTTAAAAAATATTGAAATTCCGAAAAAAAGAAGTGTTGAAGTCAATAAAGAAATCATCGAAGTATTAATTACTTTTTCTTTTTTATCTTCTGAATTATAGAAACGAAAAAAAGCAGTTTCCATTCCGTAAGAAAGTACAACGTTGAAAAAAACCAAATAAGAGAAAATAACAGAAACCTCGCCCATTTTATTCATATCTGTTAGATAATAAACGTAAAGCGGGTTTAATAAGAAGCTAATTAATCTTGGAATGACAGTTGCTAAACCATAGATTGCCGTTTGCTTAAAAAGAGATTTATATAAACTCAAAGTTTCTTTATTTAAGGAACAAAAATAGTTATTCTGTAGGTTTTCTCACAGAAGGATAGGCAATCATTTCTCTTTCTTCTACATTTTCTATAATTTTAGAATACATTTTACCTTCTTTGGTAAAAAATAAAATTGCTTGATTCTCCTTTAAGCTAACTTTAGACTCATGAACAACTGTTTCTTCTTCGACATCTGTAGCTTCAATATTTATTCCTTTTAATTGATTTTGACCTGTATCTATTCTAGCTATATAACTTAACTCATTTGTTTTTTCAAAAGTAGCTTCATAGTTTTTAAATTGAATTTTTTCTAAAACCAACCCTTTTTCAAATGGCGAATTCAGATTAACAAAAACATTTATTCCGGCTCCACCACCTCTTACTCCTGCAACCCATGCTTGAGAATAAACTTCTTTTATTTGAGTTTGACCTTCTAATTTTTGAATATTTGTTTTTGAAATTCCACATGAAAGCAAAACAATACTAAGAAAAAATGTAATTAATTTAGAAACTATCATCATAAAAATATTTTAGTTAAATGTACAAATTATATAACAAAAAAAGAGCCAAACTAAAGTTTGGCTCTTTTTTGTAAATACGACTAAGCAAATGCTTCGTCTAATTGTTCAATGCTTCGAATTATTAATTCAACTCCGCTTCGCTACGTTTAATTGTTCAATGCTTCGAATTATTAATTTAACTCCGCTTCGCTACGTTTAATTGTTCAATGCTTCGAATTATTAATTTAACTCCGCTTCGCTACGTTTAATTGTTCAATGCTTCGAATTATTAATTTAACTCCGCTTCGCTACGTTTAATTGTTCAATGCTTCGAATTATTAATTTAACTCCGCTTCGCTACGTTTAATTGTTCAATGCTTCAGCACCACCAACAATTTCTAAGATTTCTCCAGTAATTGCAGCTTGACGCGCTTTGTTATATGTTAACTTCAATTGATTTCTTAATTCTGTTGCATTATCAGTTGCTTTGTGCATAGCAGTCATACGAGCACCATGTTCTGAAGCAAAAGAGTCACGAATTCCTTTATACAATTGTGTTTTTAAAGACTTTGGTATTAAAGTCAACACAATTTCTTCTTTCGAAGGTTCGAAAATATAATCGGATGAAACAACTTCACCTCCTGTAATAGGAGCTAAAGGTAAAAACTGTTCTATTTTAACAATTTGAGTTGCTGCGTTTTTAAAATGATTGTAAACAATATGAATTTTATCGTATTCACCTGCAACAAACTTATCCATTAAAAGTTGAGCAATATCAGATACATTTTCAAATGTTAAATCATCAAAAATTGAATTTTTATTATCTATAACTGTATTAGATTTCTTTAAAACATCATTTCCTTTTTTACCAATAGCAAAAACATCAACTTGTTTTCCAGAATAAGAACCAGATAAACTTCTAACTTCTTTGATTACATTTGTATTAAAAGCACCACATAAACCTCTATTAGAAGTAATAGCAACAATCAAAACTTTATTAACCTCTCTTTGTTCTGCGAAAGCACCACCAGTATTACCATCTAAGGTAGCGCTTAAGTTTTGTAGAAGTTCGGTTAATTTTTCGGCATAAGGTCGCATTGCTGTAATAGCGTCTTGCGCTTTTTTAAGCTTAGCAGCAGAAACCATTTTCATTGCCGATGTAATTTGCATCGTAGATGAAACGGAACCAATTCTATTTCTAATTTCCTTTAAATTTGCCATTTTATATGAGTAATTAGTAGCTAGTAATTAGCAATTAGCATTCACTAATTACTAGCTACTTAGAATTAATATTTTGCAGAAACCTCTTTAGCTGCTTTTTCTAAAACATCAGTAATTTCGTCTGTGAATTTACCTGCTTTTAATCCGTCTAAAGTATCTCTATGTTTAGCATTTAAATAATCAATGAAATCTCTCTCAAATTCTTTAACACTAGTTACAGGAACATTTCTTAACAAGTTTTTAGAACCCGCATAGATAATTGCAACCTGATCTTCTACTGTATAAGGATCATTTACAGCTTGTTTTAAAATTTCAACGTTACGTTTTCCTTTTTCAATTACGTTCATAGTAACTGCATCTAAATCTGAACCAAATTTAGCAAACGCTTCTAATTCACGGTATTGAGCTTGGTCTAATTTTAAAGTACCGGCTACTTTTTTCATTGATTTAATTTGCGCATTACCTCCAACTCGAGATACTGAAATACCAACGTTAATTGCGGGACGTACACCTGAATTAAATAAATCACCATCTAAGAATATTTGACCATCAGTAATCGAAATTACGTTTGTTGGAATATATGCAGAAACGTCACCAGCCTGAGTTTCAATAATTGGCAAAGCTGTTAATGAACCTCCTCCTTTAACGATTGGACGTAAAGAATCTGGTAAATCATTCATTTCTTTAGCAATATCATCATCCGCAATAACTTTTGCTGCTCTCTCTAATAATCTTGAGTGAAGATAGAAAACATCCCCTGGATATGCTTCACGACCTGGTGGTCTTCTTAACAACAATGACACTTCACGATAAGCAACTGCTTGCTTAGATAAATCATCATAAATAATTAATGCAGGACGACCTGTATCACGGAAATACTCCCCAATAGAAGCACCAGCAAATGGAGCATAAACTTGCATTGCTGCAGGATCAGATGCATTTGCAGCAACAATAACTGTATAAGCCATTGCTCCTTTTTCTTCTAATGTTTTAGCAATTGCAGCAACTGTTGACGCCTTTTGCCCTACTGCAACATATATACAAAATACTGGTTTACCAGCATCGTAAAATTCTTTTTGATTCAAAATTGTGTCAATACAAACAGTAGTTTTACCTGTTTGACGGTCACCAATTACCAACTCACGTTGTCCTCTACCAACTGGAATCATAGCATCAATTGCTTTAATTCCTGTTTGTAATGGTTCTGTTACTGGTTGACGGAAGATAACTCCAGGAGCTTTTCTTTCTAATGGCATTTCATATAAATCACCACCAATTGGTCCTTTACCATCAATAGGATTACCTAATGTATCTAAAACACGACCAACAACTTGTTCACCAACTTTAAGAGAAGCAATACGTTGTGTTCTTTTTACAGTAGAACCTTCTCTAATACCTGTAGAAGGACCTAATAATACAACACCAACATTGTCTTCCTCTAAGTTAAGAACGATAGCTTCTAACCCATTTTCGAATTGAACTAACTCACCATATTGAGCGTTAGATAATCCGTAAACACGTGCGATACCATCTCCAACTTGAAGTACAGTTCCTACTTCTTCTAATGATGTACCAGATTGAAAACCTGATAATTGTTTCTTTAATATTGCTGAAATTTCAGCAGGTTTAATTTCCGCCATAATTATATATAATTATTATCCTCCGATATTAATATTAACGCCAGATCTTTTTGGCTCTTGATTATTATTTATTATAATGGTTTGACCATTATTAGATTTATTTAATCTATCTGAAAACTCAGTACCATACTTTTCAATAAGTAAATTAACTTTATCCTCATTTAATGTTTGATCATCATTTACTACTTTAGATTTATAAAGTAATTCAACTATAGATTTATAAGTTTTTTGCAACTCAATTTTTTTGCCCAACCCTAGAAAAGAAACTTCACAATATACTAAATCACCACTTGTGTTTGATGATGTTCTTGGTTCAGCACCAGAAACACGGATAATTTTTATAAATAAAATTTCATCTCCATTGGTTGTATTTGTTAATGAACAAAAAGTATTAAAGCCTCCGCAACCGTCATATTTTAACCAAACATTACCGTCAACTAAAACCTCTTGATTTTTGTATTTAAATTTTTGGGCAAAACTCAAAAAGCTAAAAAACAAAAACACTATTAATACTAACTGTCTCATAATTAATACTAATTACTAAATTCTTGTTTTAACGCCTGTAATTTACTAGCTACAGATGCATTGAATTGTTTATCTCCAATTCTCAATATAAATCCCCCTATAATTGACGGATCAACAATATTTTGAACAGTAATACTTTTATCAGAAAAATCTTTAATTTTAGCTAAAACTCTATTTTCTAAATCTGATGTTATAGGAAATGCAGTAGTAACTATTGCAGTTTCAACTCCATTCAATTCATCAAACAATTTATTATATTCTGAAGCAATAGCATGTAAAATTTCAAATCTTTTATTTTCTAAAAGCAATTGAAATAAGCTTTTTGTTTCGTTTTGAGCTGAAGCAAAAACCTCCAATAACGCATTAAGCTTAACATTAGCAACAACAGTAGGATTTAACAAAAAATCTTTTAATTCTTTACTTTCTTTTACCGATGCTCCAATTGACAACATGTCGTTATTAACACTTACTGTGTTATTACTTGCTTTTGCAATATCAAGAATAGCCTTAGCATATCGAATAGCCGCTCTAGTTCCTGCCATAATGCTTTAGTTTAGTTTTGCTTCACCTAACATTTTCTCAACCAGTTTTGACTGAGCTTCTGTGCTAGTTAATTCTTCTTTTAATATTTTTTCTGCAATTTCTATTGAAAGAGAAGACACTTGATTCTTAATTTCAGCCATTGCAGCATTCTTTTCAGATTCGATAGAAGCTTTCGCTTGAGAAATCATTTTTTCTCCTTGTACTTGTGCTTCTTCTTTAGCATCTGCAATCATTTTATCTTTAATCTCACGAGCTTCTTTTATCATTGTGTCTCTTTCAGCTCTAGCTTCAGCCAATAACTTTTCGTTATCTGCTTTAAGATTTTGCATGTCTTTTTTAGCATTTTCTGCAGCTAACAATGCATTTGAAATACCTTCTTCACGAGCTGTAATAGCCTCCATAATAGGTTTCCATGCAAATTTAACCATTAAACCAATTAACACAACTAAAATAGTCAATTGCCAAAAAAACAAACCAAATGAAAAATCGTTAATTAACTTTTCCATATTCTAAAATATATCGTTTTAAATTTTGTTTCAAAAATAAAACAAAACCTGTAACCAACCGTTACAGGATTTGTTTTTTTCATTCTTTATTATTTTCCTAAGATTAAAGCAGCAAATGCTAATCCTTCTAATAAAGCAGCGATAATAATCATCGCAGTTTGAATTTTACCAGCAGCTTCTGGCTGACGAGCGATAGCATCCATTGCAGATCCACCGATTTTACCTAAACCTAAACCCGCTCCGATTACTACTAATCCAGCTCCAATTAAATTGTACATAATAATTGATTTATATAATTAAACAAAAAATTCTAAATTAAACTATTGCATTATCATGATCACCATGCATATCTTCACTATGGTGCTCATCATGATGATGATCTTGTACCGCCATTCCAATAAACAACGAAGACAACATTGTAAAAATAAAAGCCTGCAAGAAAGCTACTAAAACCTCAATAACAGAAATAAACAATGTTAACCCAAGCGATATAGGCAAATCTGCTGCTAAATTTTTACCCACAAATATCATTGCAATTAAACTCATAATTACAACGTGACCTGCAGTAATATTAGCAAATAAACGTATTAATAATGCAAATGGCTTTGTTAATGTACCTAACAATTCAATAGGCATTAATATTATTTTCATTGGAACAGGAACACCTGGCATCCAAAAAATATGTTTCCAATAATCTTTATTAGCACTAACCTGAGTAATAACAAAAGTGAATAAAGCCAAACAAACCGTTACAGCTATATTTCCAGTTACATTAATCCCAAGAGGTGTCATCCCTAATAAATTTAACAACCAAATAAAGAAAAACACAGTTAATAAGTAACCCATAAATTTTCTATATTTTTTCTCTCCAATATTTGGAATTGCAATTTCGTCTCTAATAAAAATAATTAGCGGCTCTAAAACCCTTCCAAAACCAGTAGGAATCGCGCCTTTCTTATAAGATTTTGCCAAACCAACAAACATTAACAACAACAATGCAGACGTAAACAACATCGAAACTACATTTTTCGTAATAGAAAAATCTAACGGTTTAACATTTGTAGGATGATGATGCTCATCATAACTTATTGTACCTTCAGCATCAGTTTTATAAATTTTACTGTGGTATAATTTATAAAAATTACCATTATGTTCAGCAACAGCTTCACCATGATGTAACTTTGAAGATGAAAATATTTGCAAACCATTGTCATATAAAATGACTGGCAAAGAAAATCCGTAATGCTTACCTTCTGCTTCATCAGAAAAGAAATTAAAATCATGAGAATCCTGCAAGTGATGTTGAATATAAGCATCAACTTTATCCTTCTTACTTAAAGGCTCAGCTTCATGATGCCCTTCTTCTGCATGTACAACTTCTTCTGAGTGAGCAACAACTGTTGAATCTGAAGGATTATTAGCTATTCCTACTAAAGGCAACATCGCAAAAGCGAAGGCTACTATCACATTAAGTGGTTTTCTTAAAATCACCATAATTATTATAAACTTAAATTCTTAGGTTTCTAAATTTGGTGCAAAAGTACAATATTTATTAATACACCAAGTCTTAAAAATAAAAAAAAACGTATTTTTTTTGTTTTCTTTTAAAAGCTACTTTTTATTTAAAATTTTACTCGCCAAAAAGATGTCAATTATTAAAAAAGAAATTACTATTAATCCAAAATTTATTTTTTCTACAGAACTTTCCAAAGAACCTAACCTTATCAAGTCGAATAGAAAGTAGTAAACCACCATCTTCAAAGTTAAAACCACAATAAACACAAAACCAGTGCTTTCAAAATTTTTTTCAGAAGTTTTTTGCATTAAAACAATACTTAAAACAGAGAAGAATAATGAAACTAAATAAAGTTGCCAAACTTGAATCCGAAATTTTTCTTGATAACTACTTAGTAATTCTTGTTGAAAAACTAAAACATGTAGCAAAAAAAGCGGCAAAACAATTAACGTTAGTTTTTTTAATAAAATAAATATTTTATTCATCATTATTCATCTTATTTACTTGACTAATCACATTATATAATGCCAAAAAAACACCTAGCAAAGTAAAAATTATTGTAAAAACAGTATCTGTCAAGCATTTTTCATCTAACCATTTTCCTAAATAAGCAAAAAAAACAATTATTACTCCCATTTGAAAAGGAATATTAATTAATTGCATCCATTTATTATGCGGTTTTTTCTGATTGGTCATTGCTTGTAGGAATAGACTTTAAATTACTTTTCATTTCGCAAGTTGCTTCAAAAATAGCACCAGGCTCGACTGAAAGTTTACTTACAAACACTTCTCCTTTAATTTTAGCCGTTGATTTTACCCCTAAAAGTTCCGAAACCTCAAGTTTTCCAGAAAATTTTCCTTCAATATCAATATTTACACATTTAATATTTCCTTGAACTTCTCCTGTAGGACCTATAACTAATTTAGAAGCAGAATTATAATTACCAATTAAGATACCATCTAATCTAAAATCAGTTTTTGAAGTAATATCTCCTTTAATTACTGTTCCTTGTACAATTCTATTTGTTTGCCCTAATTGACTTGTATCTTTCTTGGATTTATCAAACATAATATAGTTGGTCTTTTGTTTTATTGTTTATTTAATACTAACCATTCATCAATATTCTTTTTAAACTGAATCACTTTATAATCTTCAGAAGAAATAATATAGGCCTTATCTTTAATTTTATAATCTTTAAATTCCTGCAAAACACTTAAAACTGATTTAGCATTTTCTTGGTTTTTAAACCCATGAATTACTATAATATCTTTATCAATTGTGTAAAGATCTGATGATGCTTTAAGCAAAACACTATTTCTGTCTTTGATATACTTATTGATTTTTTCTAATAATTTTTTAGAATCCTCCTTTAATGGAAAATCTTTAATAAAAATAATTTTCCAGCTTGTAGCTTCTGCTTTACCTAATTCAAAACCTTCAAGCTTAGGAATATCGTTTTGCAGTAAACTTTCAGCCTGCTTTCCTTCTAACTCATCTGGATAAGTTAATGCTACAAAGTTTAGAGCTTTTTTATAAGCATCTAAACCTTCAAGCCTTCCTTTTATATTTGCCTTTAACAACTCGAATTTAGGTAATGATTCATCTCCAAAAAATTGATCAATTCTTAAGTCTACTTCCTCAGAAGCATCTCTAACGGCATTGTCTTCAAATAATTTATATAAATTGTAATATACTTTATCTGGACTTTCGTTATCCGTTAACTCAATAGAAGGATTTTGAACAATTTGCGCATAACGACTATCAGGATATTCTGTAATAATTTGGTTTTTATAAACTTCCGCTTTGTTTGATTTTAAAGCTTCATAAATCTTAAACAAATTATATTTAGCAGGAAGTATCAATCTTTCTTCAGGATTGTTTTTCAACAATTGTTCTAACCTTGAAGCAGCCAATTCATATTCCTTAAACTTTTCCTTATAAATTACACCTAATTGATAGTAGGCAAAATTTCTATTTGTAGCCAAACTATCTATTACTAATTGCGAAGTAGGTAACTGAGAAGTGTAAAACTTAACCGTATATTTTTCTTCTGTTTCAGCAACCAAAGAATCGTTTTTAACTTCAAGTTCACTTATGCTGTTTGCAGAAAAATCAAGATCTTTATTAGAAGATAACCTCCAGTTTTTCTTTAACTCTCTTTTACCCCATTTACCTTCAAACTCTCGCTTACCATAACTAACCGTCACAGGATTATAGAAATAAAAATTACTAGATTCATTACCCAAAGAAACAGGTGGCAACATACTAGAATTACCAAGTGGAGGTGAAATTGATGATGGGTTTGGATTAAACTTCCCTCCAGACTGACTACCTGGTTTAATAGCATTATTAGCAGCAATATTTGCTTCCCTTTCAGCTTTTTCAGCTTCTAATTTTGCCCTTAATTCGTCTTTAATTTTTAACTCATCGATATATTTTTGAAAATAATCTGTCTTTTGAGAGTCACTCATTGAAACTAAATTCAAAATACTATCATTCTCTTGAGCAATAGTTTCATATTTAATAACGTCTACTAGATTAAGCCTTTTCTTTTTATATTTACGATATTCTCTAGTACCTTCTTTTAATCTCAACAAAGTACTATCATAATATTTTCCTGCAATTTTATACTGAGCATCTTTAAAATAAATTTCGCCAATATTTCTATAATTTGATGAAATCAAATATTCATCTTGACTAAATGCCTTTATCGATTTATTGTAAAACTTTTCAGCAATTTTAGGTTTATTGTTTTTATCATAAAAAACTCCCATTTGATGATTTAGAATATCTAGATAAGGTCTGTTTTCTCTATCTTCTAATAATTTTGTGAATTTTTCAACAAATGCTAGAGTGTCACCTTTTTTATAATCAAACTGTTGAGCTTGTTTTGCATGAGCCTGAATAACGTATCTTCTTGGAGACTTTCTATTCATATCGATAACTTCTTGAAAAGCAACAAACGCACTGTCATTATACTGAAAAGATTCATATAACTGCCCTAAAATAAATGAATAGCGTGCTTTTTCTTCTTTATCTTTAGTTTCTAATCTTGCTATTTTAATAGTTGCAATCGCTGAATCATTTGAACCTATATTTCTATAAGCTTGACTCAACATTGCATTTGCATCTGCTAAATCTTGACCTACAATATCTTTCTTTTCAAGCAATAATTTTAAATTTTTTATAGCAACTTCATTATTTTCAAGTCTAATATTTACTTTTTCACGCCAAACTTTAGCGTGATAAATTTTGTCGCTTTTAGGATATTTATATAAAATATAATTTAAAGACTCTAACGAAGGAATAAATCTATTTTCATAATAACGTGATTTAGCTAAAAGTAAATAAGCTTCGTCCATTTGTGGATTTTTCTCAATCCCACCAATATTCATTGAATGTTTTTGAATGGCTTTGACTGCTTTCTCCTCAGCCCTCGTGAAATTTGGGTTTTTAGTTTGACCTGGGAGAAAATTTTCTTCTTTTTCTTGCATTCTTTCCACTGGAAGAATTTCCCAAAAATTATCTTTAAAAGTTGTCTTTAAGTTTTCTAAACCCGCATCTAATGCTAAATTACCGTTATACAGAACATTATATTCTGTAGTAACTGCATGCACATTCCTATTAATAAACTTATCTTTCTTAACAGAGCAAGAAATTATAAAGAGCATTAAACCTAATGTTAATGCGTATTTTAGATGATTAGCCTTCAAATTAAAACGTTTTTATTCTTTAAACTAAAAATTACATTTTTTAGTATAAGATTGGTAAAAATACGTTTCTTTTTTTGATGTAGAAAAAAATAGGCTTTTTTTTACTACTCTTGTATACTTTTTAAATCTTTAACTACTTTAAAAGCAACATCTATTTGTTCATCACTTACAATTATTGTAAACTCGTTAGTTGTAGAAATAACTTCATGAATAACTATTCCTTCCCAAGCTAATTTTTGAAAAATATAATAATAAACACCCGGTACAGAAATATTATCTTGTGGTAACTTTACCGTTATAGATGATAAATTTTCTAAGTGTAAGGTTTGTTTTTCTAGACTAAAAAAGTTTTCGACTAAGTGTGAATAAGAAGTACTAATAATAATATTCATCTCATTAACACCTCTTGAAGAGGTATAAAAAACATCTTGATGCTTATTAATTTCAGAAATTAATTTCCCTTGATTTTCTAACAAAGTATCCGACACTACAAATGCAAAATCAGAAAGCGATGATCTAACTGTAATTTCACCAATATTCATTAAAACTTTAGAAATTTTTCGATTAATTTTAAAATCTAATTCTTCCGAAAGCCTTTTTAAAGACATAACAATTGCCCCTTGTTTAATATCTTTACCTAGCTCCTTTTCAAGTTCAGGAACCATTATTCTTGCTAAAGATGTTAAGTTTATTATTCCTTGAGCTAATGAATTTAAAAGGAATGGTTTTGATTTTATGTAATTCTCAACTACAGAAGAAATTGTTTTCATACCAAAAAATTTTATGCAAATATACTAAAAACAAATTGTTACATATATAACTTAAAAATAAAAAAAGGCTTCTTTTATGTGTTCAATGTTAAATTTTTGATTCTCTTTATAAAT
Protein-coding sequences here:
- the atpG gene encoding ATP synthase F1 subunit gamma, which encodes MANLKEIRNRIGSVSSTMQITSAMKMVSAAKLKKAQDAITAMRPYAEKLTELLQNLSATLDGNTGGAFAEQREVNKVLIVAITSNRGLCGAFNTNVIKEVRSLSGSYSGKQVDVFAIGKKGNDVLKKSNTVIDNKNSIFDDLTFENVSDIAQLLMDKFVAGEYDKIHIVYNHFKNAATQIVKIEQFLPLAPITGGEVVSSDYIFEPSKEEIVLTLIPKSLKTQLYKGIRDSFASEHGARMTAMHKATDNATELRNQLKLTYNKARQAAITGEILEIVGGAEALNN
- the atpA gene encoding F0F1 ATP synthase subunit alpha produces the protein MAEIKPAEISAILKKQLSGFQSGTSLEEVGTVLQVGDGIARVYGLSNAQYGELVQFENGLEAIVLNLEEDNVGVVLLGPSTGIREGSTVKRTQRIASLKVGEQVVGRVLDTLGNPIDGKGPIGGDLYEMPLERKAPGVIFRQPVTEPLQTGIKAIDAMIPVGRGQRELVIGDRQTGKTTVCIDTILNQKEFYDAGKPVFCIYVAVGQKASTVAAIAKTLEEKGAMAYTVIVAANASDPAAMQVYAPFAGASIGEYFRDTGRPALIIYDDLSKQAVAYREVSLLLRRPPGREAYPGDVFYLHSRLLERAAKVIADDDIAKEMNDLPDSLRPIVKGGGSLTALPIIETQAGDVSAYIPTNVISITDGQIFLDGDLFNSGVRPAINVGISVSRVGGNAQIKSMKKVAGTLKLDQAQYRELEAFAKFGSDLDAVTMNVIEKGKRNVEILKQAVNDPYTVEDQVAIIYAGSKNLLRNVPVTSVKEFERDFIDYLNAKHRDTLDGLKAGKFTDEITDVLEKAAKEVSAKY
- a CDS encoding F0F1 ATP synthase subunit B — protein: MEKLINDFSFGLFFWQLTILVVLIGLMVKFAWKPIMEAITAREEGISNALLAAENAKKDMQNLKADNEKLLAEARAERDTMIKEAREIKDKMIADAKEEAQVQGEKMISQAKASIESEKNAAMAEIKNQVSSLSIEIAEKILKEELTSTEAQSKLVEKMLGEAKLN
- a CDS encoding GIY-YIG nuclease family protein, which translates into the protein MKLWYIYIMTNKCQGLIYIGVTDNLHERVKEHKLKIYPNSFTAKYNCDKLIYFEEWQDGFEASKRERQLKKWKRDWKIKLIEDMNPSWMDISINWNFNFNIIRK
- the atpH gene encoding ATP synthase F1 subunit delta — its product is MAGTRAAIRYAKAILDIAKASNNTVSVNNDMLSIGASVKESKELKDFLLNPTVVANVKLNALLEVFASAQNETKSLFQLLLENKRFEILHAIASEYNKLFDELNGVETAIVTTAFPITSDLENRVLAKIKDFSDKSITVQNIVDPSIIGGFILRIGDKQFNASVASKLQALKQEFSN
- a CDS encoding polysaccharide biosynthesis C-terminal domain-containing protein, yielding MSLYKSLFKQTAIYGLATVIPRLISFLLNPLYVYYLTDMNKMGEVSVIFSYLVFFNVVLSYGMETAFFRFYNSEDKKEKVINTSMISLLTSTLLFFGISIFFKDDIANWSNKNVDYIFYTILILTLDALVIIPFSKLRAEGRPIKYAVIKIGNVVINLSLSIFFLVFLPKWAQNSSLLEGIYFENFQIGYIFVSNVIASLFTLLMLLPDYFKLKWQFDVVLWKKMMHYGFPILIAGIAFAINEHFDKILLEWMHVDLAHIGAYSACYKIGMFMVLFRTAYTLGIEPFFFSHAKNENAPQTYAEITKYFVIFGSFMSLGIIVFADVLKVFLVPREEYWIAMNIVPLIVIANFFLGIYTNLSVWYKLIDKTKIGAYISIVGALVTLLFNFVLIPYIGFMGSAIATIFAYGAMMLISYKLGQKSYPIPYDKKKIGFYLGLSVILSLFSFYIPILRETYVFGIASLLIFVYFVYRNEQDLFSKFLNRK
- the dut gene encoding dUTP diphosphatase, translating into MQIKIINKSSHELPNYETIASAGMDLRANITESIVLNPLGRTIVKTGIFIELPIGFEAQVRPRSGLAAKNGITVLNSPGTVDADYRGEIGVILVNLSNEDFTIENGERIAQLVIAKHERAEWIHVEELSETSRGEGGFGSTGVK